In Leptospira bourretii, a genomic segment contains:
- a CDS encoding ABC transporter ATP-binding protein: protein MIQVSNLSKFYGEKRAISGLNFKLEKGEIVGLLGLNGAGKTTTIRILTGYLIPSAGDASIDGKSIFDFPLEAKQKIGYLPETPPLYEDMTILEYLQFVGRIKKIEESKLPSEVEKVLLKTNITAVKDKLIGTLSLGYRKRVGIAQAILGDPEIVIMDEPISGLDPKQIVEIRNLIRSLAGDHTVLISSHILTEIYKTCDKFLFLHKGSLKQELSLSRLEEEMNRLAGWEVGLSGKESNELHSFVKSVIGGSDTVTELGTNKEEIQFLVRTTNPKQFKESLFSKALSSGIQIESLKKQEVSLEQIFMEKI from the coding sequence ATGATTCAAGTCAGCAATTTATCAAAATTTTACGGCGAAAAACGAGCCATCTCAGGGCTTAATTTCAAATTAGAAAAAGGCGAAATTGTGGGTCTTTTGGGACTCAACGGCGCCGGGAAAACCACCACAATTCGAATCTTGACCGGGTATTTGATCCCCAGTGCAGGAGATGCTTCGATTGATGGGAAGTCCATCTTTGACTTTCCTTTGGAGGCGAAACAGAAAATAGGTTACCTACCTGAAACCCCTCCACTCTACGAAGACATGACGATTTTGGAATATCTTCAATTTGTGGGTCGGATCAAAAAAATCGAAGAATCCAAACTCCCTTCAGAAGTAGAAAAGGTTCTTTTAAAAACTAACATTACGGCTGTTAAAGATAAGTTGATTGGTACTTTATCTTTGGGATACAGGAAACGAGTGGGAATTGCCCAAGCAATCCTCGGAGATCCTGAAATTGTGATTATGGACGAACCGATCTCAGGACTTGACCCTAAACAAATTGTGGAGATTCGAAATTTAATTCGAAGTTTGGCCGGTGATCATACCGTTCTGATCTCCAGTCATATCTTAACCGAAATTTATAAAACTTGTGATAAGTTTCTATTTTTACATAAAGGAAGTTTGAAACAGGAACTTTCTTTATCAAGATTAGAGGAAGAAATGAATCGTCTTGCTGGATGGGAAGTTGGTTTATCTGGAAAAGAATCAAACGAACTTCATTCGTTCGTGAAATCAGTGATTGGTGGATCAGATACTGTGACTGAACTTGGAACCAACAAAGAAGAAATTCAATTTTTGGTTCGAACCACAAATCCAAAACAATTTAAAGAATCTTTGTTTTCCAAAGCACTTTCGAGTGGAATTCAAATTGAGTCTTTAAAAAAACAAGAAGTGTCTTTAGAACAGATTTTTATGGAGAAGATATGA
- a CDS encoding PAS domain-containing sensor histidine kinase: protein MNEFLEKIKSFFKDEDSFFDAKLLLQQNWHKFVPQYFDKILETRANAVFVLDKDLNYTYVNSSAESMVEKSASQMLGQNIWNLFPNLDETDFGKKLMDAIKNKETFRSDEFFLESKGWFATQVFPQENFTILIATEITSEKNAKDNYSQVLNKNKAILSALPDKLYGIRKDGTVIDHKEFPDFKGWDSFHEGRVRFTRIQNLFPTRKLSEIESILEQVLEIGGTKTYEYSIEDYDGEKYFEARFTKTGEDDVLAIVRNITERKKAEALKNEFISLVSHELRTPLTSIKGSIDLLLAGVAGELSNQTKSLLNICRKNTQRLVRFVTDLLDIEALDSGNINFKFRTYRLEEILQSSVDGMRTFAEQYHVLLNYDQNFPSTTVFVDEDRLNHCITNLISNAVKYTPKFSEVYITVVPTDTNAQILIKDNGPGIDPNFAPRLFHRFAQGAPPKDKLVGGSGLGLSITKGFVEAMKGKIFFTSDDNGTIFTIEFPIIKPGSNPAGYNQ, encoded by the coding sequence ATGAATGAATTTCTGGAAAAAATCAAAAGCTTTTTCAAGGATGAAGACAGCTTTTTTGATGCAAAGTTACTTCTGCAACAGAATTGGCACAAATTTGTCCCCCAATACTTCGACAAAATCCTGGAAACACGTGCAAATGCCGTTTTTGTTTTGGACAAGGACCTAAATTATACCTATGTGAACTCTTCGGCGGAAAGTATGGTGGAGAAATCCGCCAGTCAGATGTTAGGGCAAAACATCTGGAATTTGTTTCCGAACCTGGATGAAACAGATTTCGGTAAAAAATTGATGGATGCCATCAAAAATAAGGAAACTTTCCGCTCCGATGAGTTCTTTTTGGAATCCAAAGGATGGTTTGCAACACAGGTTTTTCCTCAGGAAAATTTTACAATCCTCATCGCAACCGAAATCACATCAGAAAAAAACGCCAAAGATAACTATAGCCAAGTTCTAAACAAAAACAAAGCAATCCTTAGTGCCCTACCGGACAAATTGTACGGAATTAGAAAAGACGGAACTGTCATTGATCATAAAGAATTTCCCGATTTTAAAGGTTGGGATTCCTTTCATGAGGGTAGAGTCAGGTTCACGCGAATTCAAAACCTATTTCCCACAAGAAAACTATCCGAAATTGAATCCATCTTAGAACAGGTCCTAGAAATTGGTGGAACCAAAACTTATGAATATTCGATAGAAGATTATGATGGAGAAAAATACTTTGAGGCACGATTCACGAAAACTGGTGAAGATGATGTCCTCGCAATCGTTCGAAATATCACAGAAAGAAAAAAAGCAGAAGCTTTAAAAAATGAATTCATTAGCTTAGTAAGCCATGAATTACGCACCCCACTAACTTCAATTAAAGGATCAATTGATTTATTACTAGCAGGTGTGGCAGGGGAACTCTCCAATCAGACGAAATCACTCCTAAATATTTGTAGAAAAAATACACAAAGACTTGTTCGATTTGTTACTGACCTACTAGACATTGAAGCTCTGGATTCAGGAAATATTAATTTTAAATTTAGAACTTATCGTTTAGAAGAAATCCTACAAAGTTCTGTGGATGGGATGAGAACCTTTGCAGAACAATACCATGTTTTACTCAATTATGATCAAAACTTTCCTTCTACTACTGTTTTTGTAGACGAAGACAGATTAAATCATTGTATCACCAATCTAATTTCAAATGCAGTAAAATACACTCCTAAATTTTCTGAAGTTTATATCACCGTTGTTCCTACTGATACAAATGCACAAATATTAATCAAAGACAATGGACCTGGTATTGATCCCAATTTTGCACCTAGGCTATTTCATAGATTTGCACAAGGAGCACCGCCCAAAGATAAATTAGTAGGAGGTTCTGGCCTTGGTTTATCCATCACAAAGGGATTTGTGGAGGCTATGAAAGGAAAAATATTTTTTACTTCTGATGACAATGGAACCATCTTTACAATTGAATTTCCAATTATCAAACCAGGATCTAATCCAGCCGGATACAACCAATGA
- a CDS encoding response regulator — translation MTDATLNHVLIVEDEEDIVEILRIALEFNSSYQVSFAKTGPEGLQKAIILQPDLILLDVLMPGMNGMELIEELKIFPETKEIPVAFITSRVLKNEILEYQRRGGIGVIEKPFAPLEIADKIQTLWEDSKRSH, via the coding sequence ATGACAGATGCAACTCTAAATCATGTATTAATTGTAGAAGATGAAGAGGATATTGTAGAAATTCTTCGAATCGCCTTAGAGTTTAACTCAAGTTATCAAGTTAGTTTTGCAAAAACTGGTCCAGAGGGATTACAAAAAGCAATCATCTTACAACCCGACTTGATCTTGTTAGATGTTTTAATGCCTGGGATGAATGGAATGGAACTAATAGAAGAATTAAAAATTTTTCCAGAAACCAAAGAGATTCCAGTTGCTTTCATTACTTCGCGAGTTTTAAAAAATGAAATTTTAGAATACCAGCGACGAGGTGGCATCGGTGTGATTGAAAAACCCTTTGCCCCTCTGGAAATCGCTGATAAAATTCAAACCCTTTGGGAAGATTCAAAAAGAAGTCATTAA
- a CDS encoding adenosine kinase, translating into MKHYDVFGVGNALVDIIAFISPNFLEKQNITKGVMTLVDETRQGQILADLHDEKKELRSGGSAANTMIAIANSGGTCCYTGKVTHDTYGEFYKKDMEDAGVLFETTPDSQSHTGTCVVLTTPDAERTMLTNLAISTSLGPNDIDVDNLKKSKFVYVEGYLWDGDSTKKASELTMKVAKENNVKVSFTYSDPFCVNRSKDEFIHLTKEYVDVVFCNTEEGLALSGAKTAEEAVTFISKLCPLVFMTAGKDGAYVAENGKITLVPGFPVKPIDTTGAGDAFAAGVLYGLTQGYSAQKSARWGNYVASRIVCEVGPRLSVRLMGRQDEILDGFKDK; encoded by the coding sequence ATGAAGCATTACGACGTATTCGGCGTAGGGAACGCCCTGGTAGATATTATTGCCTTTATTAGTCCCAATTTTTTAGAAAAACAGAATATCACTAAGGGTGTAATGACTCTGGTAGATGAAACCAGACAAGGTCAAATTCTTGCTGATCTTCATGATGAAAAGAAGGAACTTCGTTCTGGTGGAAGTGCTGCCAACACAATGATTGCCATTGCGAATTCTGGTGGAACATGTTGTTATACGGGAAAAGTAACTCATGATACTTATGGTGAGTTTTATAAAAAAGATATGGAAGATGCTGGTGTTTTGTTTGAAACGACGCCGGATTCTCAAAGCCATACAGGCACTTGTGTTGTTTTAACAACACCTGATGCAGAACGAACTATGTTGACAAATCTTGCGATTTCAACATCACTTGGACCAAATGATATCGATGTAGATAACCTAAAAAAAAGTAAATTTGTTTATGTGGAAGGTTATTTGTGGGATGGTGATTCCACAAAAAAAGCAAGTGAACTGACTATGAAAGTCGCCAAGGAAAACAATGTAAAGGTATCCTTTACATATAGTGATCCTTTTTGTGTAAATCGCTCCAAAGATGAATTCATTCACCTAACAAAAGAATATGTGGATGTGGTTTTTTGTAATACCGAAGAAGGTTTGGCATTGAGTGGAGCAAAAACTGCAGAAGAAGCAGTAACCTTTATTTCCAAACTTTGCCCTTTGGTTTTTATGACTGCTGGTAAAGATGGTGCCTATGTTGCTGAAAATGGAAAGATCACTCTTGTTCCAGGATTTCCTGTAAAACCAATTGATACAACAGGAGCAGGGGACGCCTTTGCCGCAGGTGTTTTGTATGGATTAACACAAGGGTATTCGGCGCAAAAGTCTGCTCGTTGGGGAAACTATGTTGCTTCTCGTATTGTCTGTGAAGTCGGACCTCGTTTGTCTGTCCGATTGATGGGAAGACAAGACGAAATTTTGGATGGGTTCAAAGACAAATAA
- a CDS encoding TonB-dependent receptor has protein sequence MVSNFRLSILLCFSLTSFSLLAQNKDMKEVEIRAGVDTQSKNSNFAKNPTGFQKEIDLTQTNTRYMSLPDVLNREAGVRIRQYGGLGSYSTLSLRGTNPNQSKIYWNGVPINNSMGGEINLADLPFDNLEKIEIYKSGTPAGFSGSAIGGSINLISKSKIDKPITRINLMGGSFKTAKATVTHMDQFASGSYFVQALQETSDQNFSYLNNKGTVLFNTYDDTIDTRRNAQFRKTGFTGNLSLEFGKTKINLLNDYIHRKQGLPGPGNRQTVAVERVFSKLSSAITTETNEFLLQNLTLETKTYGNFSKDDFFDPKSEFSYGTPNAFTKTNQYGFQLSPTLYLLEYNQVIRTSFQTEQEFFTRYEKRYNHETERKEPKKRRDTLSATFQDEIRFFSNRLFLVPQVRFERFTDRFGKDETSVRNQLLDPLTDVFYVRQAFTNPSFGIKIIWIKKDNLEFGTLGNLSKDFRIPTFLELFGERGSIIGNTKLRPEQSRNGDFGFYLNAKPFINWKIQSDISIFQKRIYDMILFLPNSQFTLRPENVDQALIRGLETSHNAIWNKGIKFNFNYTYQDARNYSESPSLNGKYLPLRSKSQGSALLAFFKDFGEIGLEYQYIGANFRDRTNEYLGYLPARQFWNLYIQYIPYKNLETGNELILGLEVRNLSDKRVEDLVGYPLPGRSYYFTGSYRF, from the coding sequence ATGGTTTCCAATTTCAGATTATCGATTCTGCTTTGTTTCAGTTTGACCTCATTTTCCCTTCTAGCTCAAAACAAAGATATGAAAGAAGTGGAGATTCGTGCGGGTGTTGACACTCAGTCAAAAAACTCAAACTTTGCAAAAAACCCAACAGGTTTTCAAAAAGAAATTGATTTAACACAAACAAACACTCGCTACATGAGCCTACCGGATGTTCTCAATCGAGAAGCGGGAGTTCGGATCAGGCAATACGGAGGGCTTGGATCTTACTCAACATTATCACTTCGTGGAACAAATCCCAACCAATCAAAAATTTATTGGAATGGAGTTCCTATTAACAACTCAATGGGCGGTGAAATCAATTTAGCAGACCTTCCCTTTGATAACTTAGAAAAAATTGAGATCTATAAATCAGGAACCCCCGCTGGATTTTCAGGATCAGCCATTGGAGGATCGATCAACCTAATCTCTAAATCAAAAATAGATAAACCGATCACAAGAATCAACTTGATGGGGGGAAGTTTTAAAACGGCAAAAGCTACCGTCACCCATATGGACCAATTTGCCAGTGGTTCTTATTTTGTGCAGGCCCTCCAAGAAACATCCGACCAAAACTTTAGTTATTTAAATAACAAAGGCACTGTTTTATTTAATACTTATGATGATACGATTGATACACGCAGAAATGCACAATTTCGCAAAACTGGATTTACAGGAAACCTTTCTCTTGAATTTGGAAAAACAAAAATCAACTTACTAAACGACTATATCCACAGAAAACAAGGGTTACCTGGGCCAGGGAACAGGCAGACTGTTGCAGTAGAACGAGTATTTAGTAAACTTTCTTCTGCGATCACAACAGAAACAAATGAATTCCTTTTACAAAATTTAACATTAGAAACAAAAACTTACGGGAACTTTTCCAAGGATGATTTTTTTGATCCCAAATCAGAGTTCAGTTATGGAACTCCAAATGCATTTACCAAAACAAATCAATACGGCTTTCAACTCTCTCCCACTTTATATTTACTAGAATACAATCAGGTGATTCGAACTTCTTTTCAAACAGAACAAGAGTTTTTTACTCGATATGAAAAACGATACAATCATGAAACAGAAAGAAAAGAGCCAAAGAAACGAAGAGACACATTAAGTGCTACTTTTCAAGATGAGATCAGATTTTTTTCCAACCGTCTTTTTTTGGTCCCACAAGTTCGGTTCGAACGTTTTACGGACCGATTCGGGAAAGATGAAACCAGCGTCCGAAACCAACTTCTCGATCCACTAACAGATGTTTTTTATGTCAGACAAGCATTTACCAATCCAAGTTTTGGTATTAAAATTATTTGGATTAAAAAAGATAATTTAGAATTTGGGACATTGGGAAATCTTAGTAAAGATTTTAGAATTCCCACCTTCTTAGAGTTATTTGGAGAACGAGGGAGTATTATCGGTAATACCAAATTAAGGCCAGAACAAAGTAGGAATGGGGACTTTGGATTTTATCTTAATGCAAAACCATTCATAAATTGGAAAATCCAATCGGATATATCCATCTTCCAAAAAAGAATTTATGATATGATTTTGTTTTTACCAAATTCACAGTTTACTCTTAGACCAGAAAATGTTGACCAAGCCCTGATCCGAGGCCTAGAAACTAGCCACAATGCGATTTGGAACAAAGGAATCAAATTTAACTTTAATTATACCTATCAAGACGCAAGAAACTATTCCGAATCACCTTCGTTAAACGGGAAATACCTTCCATTACGTTCCAAAAGCCAAGGAAGTGCCTTACTTGCGTTTTTTAAAGATTTTGGAGAAATTGGATTGGAATACCAATACATCGGTGCCAACTTTCGAGATAGAACCAATGAATATCTAGGATATCTTCCAGCACGACAATTTTGGAATCTCTACATCCAATACATACCTTATAAAAATTTAGAAACTGGAAACGAATTGATTTTGGGACTGGAAGTTCGTAATCTATCAGACAAACGGGTAGAGGATTTGGTTGGATATCCGTTACCGGGCCGTAGTTATTATTTTACAGGGAGTTATCGATTCTAA
- the gpmI gene encoding 2,3-bisphosphoglycerate-independent phosphoglycerate mutase → MLTLKKQKNGPLTKQVLLIILDGVGFTEKGYENGNAVAKANMPILKGLWKTHPTVLLKAHGTAVGMPSDEDMGNSEVGHNVLGSGRIFDQGAKLVSQSIENGSLFVGPIWKKCISNCKSNQSTLHFLGLFSDGNVHSHIDHLRALINHAIKENVTKIRLHILLDGRDVPEKSALDYLNPFEEYLDTHRKNGIDIQIASGGGRMELTMDRYDADWSMVERGWNHHVEGEGRQFKSAKEAIETFRSENPSVIDQYLPGFVVADANGKPLGKVEDNDSVIFFNFRGDRAIEISRAFTEEKLTNFNRKRFPKIEFAGMMQYDGDLFIPKQYLVAPPAIDRTMGEYFANEGIAQYALSETQKYGHVTFFWNGNRSGYFNQTLETYEEVKSDIIPFDQKPEMKAKEITDNLVLALTSHKFPFLRVNYANGDMVGHTGNMDATVKGLEYLDVCLDRIKKICDETNTVLCITADHGNADEMYQLNKKGTAETAKDGKPVPKTSHTLNPVQFVLYDPKGKIQLNQNLKEKGLANVAATMMDLLGFEAPEGYHPSLITRD, encoded by the coding sequence ATGTTAACTCTAAAAAAACAAAAAAATGGTCCATTGACCAAACAAGTTTTATTAATTATCTTAGATGGAGTTGGCTTTACAGAGAAAGGATATGAAAATGGTAATGCAGTAGCCAAAGCAAATATGCCAATTTTAAAAGGTCTTTGGAAAACACACCCAACCGTTTTATTAAAAGCACATGGAACCGCTGTCGGAATGCCTAGCGATGAAGACATGGGAAATTCAGAAGTTGGTCATAATGTTTTAGGATCTGGAAGAATTTTTGATCAAGGTGCAAAATTAGTCTCTCAATCTATCGAAAACGGAAGTTTGTTTGTTGGTCCTATCTGGAAAAAGTGCATATCCAATTGTAAGTCTAACCAATCTACACTACATTTTCTTGGTTTATTTTCAGATGGAAATGTTCATAGCCATATTGATCATCTTCGAGCTCTTATAAATCATGCAATCAAAGAAAATGTCACAAAAATAAGACTTCATATTTTATTAGATGGAAGAGATGTTCCCGAAAAATCTGCGTTAGACTATCTAAATCCATTTGAAGAATATTTGGATACCCATCGAAAAAATGGAATCGATATTCAAATTGCTTCTGGTGGGGGAAGGATGGAACTCACTATGGATCGTTACGATGCTGATTGGTCGATGGTTGAAAGAGGTTGGAACCATCATGTGGAGGGGGAAGGTCGCCAGTTTAAATCGGCAAAGGAAGCCATAGAAACATTCCGTTCAGAAAACCCTTCTGTCATTGACCAATACCTACCGGGCTTCGTAGTAGCAGACGCCAATGGAAAACCACTAGGTAAAGTGGAAGACAATGATTCAGTAATATTCTTTAATTTCCGCGGTGACCGGGCCATCGAAATTTCGAGAGCGTTTACAGAAGAGAAGTTAACAAATTTCAACCGGAAAAGATTTCCCAAAATTGAATTTGCTGGTATGATGCAGTATGATGGAGATCTATTCATCCCCAAACAATACTTAGTCGCTCCTCCTGCAATTGATCGCACTATGGGTGAATACTTTGCAAACGAAGGAATTGCACAATATGCACTTTCTGAAACACAAAAGTATGGACATGTAACTTTTTTCTGGAATGGAAACAGGTCCGGATACTTTAATCAAACCTTAGAAACTTACGAAGAAGTAAAATCCGACATCATTCCCTTTGATCAAAAGCCGGAAATGAAAGCAAAAGAAATCACTGATAATTTAGTGCTTGCTTTGACCTCTCACAAGTTTCCATTTCTGAGAGTCAATTATGCTAACGGAGATATGGTGGGGCATACAGGAAATATGGATGCTACCGTTAAAGGGCTAGAGTATCTTGATGTATGTTTAGACAGAATCAAAAAAATCTGTGATGAAACAAATACTGTTTTATGTATAACCGCCGATCACGGAAATGCGGACGAAATGTACCAACTTAACAAAAAAGGAACAGCAGAAACTGCAAAGGATGGGAAACCTGTGCCAAAAACTAGCCATACTCTCAATCCGGTTCAATTTGTTCTTTATGATCCGAAAGGTAAAATTCAACTCAATCAGAACCTAAAGGAAAAAGGACTCGCAAATGTTGCTGCAACGATGATGGATCTATTAGGCTTTGAAGCTCCAGAAGGTTACCATCCAAGTCTAATCACTAGGGACTAA
- a CDS encoding serine hydrolase domain-containing protein — translation MHFRIIIGFLFSFVVCNCSEPGIGSFSEETKEKIRNKIKQEGFQGVVLISQDDNILFRESIYAGKKRKRIQLYKKHNFPLGESTKTFTSFAIHKLEEEKKVSLSDPVSKHLKWFPYSKVTIGHLLRHTSGLPKIIEFLPNFDTEKNHLKRDDIKRSFLESKLKPAFAPGEYWKYSRLDYLFLSYIIEKVSGVTYSNYLKETIFVPLEMQNTNVDSNEVLIGNSGIYSTPEDLVQFSEELKKPKLISIISRDTIIKKTILSDSISEDPIAFGEGVFVGDYFYWTYGKEKGISNFVYHDLKSRIFITIVSPYGSSKGDLSSIKSALTEIIFDAKKLNLKKRTNLPNEVSIEDLMKEEKVPSLGIAVFRNYSLSWKKMYGTKTQHTLFRAGSLSKTMTATATLRLVEEGQLDLYSNWIGKLKQYKVSVPKGKRRSLVNLDLLLSHTSGLTEKGNWDDPINSGKKHLRELKDTYTTKGNGLKLYYKPGSKSRYSGGGYSIVQEILTERTGKSFQSLMSEVVFQPLHMTRSTFRQNLNTQDDRCDGYDEQGVILPQKSFVTPELSSGGLWTTPEEVGILFSEVAKAKQGKSNFLTKESAEYLLSPKMSAANLTVHALVAHGFFLNRTGRTEYFFHGGHTKGHKSLALFNTEKGYGVVIMTNSENGSKLIWRILRSISVEEKWDKFVN, via the coding sequence ATGCATTTTCGGATCATCATCGGGTTTCTATTCAGTTTTGTAGTTTGTAACTGTTCAGAACCCGGAATTGGATCTTTTTCAGAAGAAACAAAAGAAAAAATTCGAAATAAAATTAAACAAGAAGGTTTTCAGGGAGTTGTTCTAATTTCTCAGGACGACAATATTCTTTTTCGAGAATCAATCTATGCAGGTAAAAAAAGAAAAAGGATACAACTATATAAAAAACACAATTTTCCTTTAGGTGAATCTACAAAAACATTTACTTCCTTTGCAATACACAAACTAGAAGAAGAAAAAAAAGTCTCTTTATCAGATCCTGTTTCCAAACATCTCAAGTGGTTTCCATATTCCAAAGTAACCATTGGACATTTGTTACGGCATACATCTGGATTACCAAAAATCATAGAGTTTCTACCAAATTTTGATACTGAAAAAAATCACTTAAAACGCGACGACATCAAAAGATCTTTTTTAGAATCAAAACTAAAACCAGCATTTGCACCGGGAGAATACTGGAAGTATAGCCGTCTTGATTATCTTTTTCTGTCCTATATTATAGAAAAAGTTTCAGGAGTCACTTATTCTAATTATTTAAAGGAAACAATCTTTGTTCCATTGGAAATGCAAAATACCAATGTGGATTCAAATGAAGTATTAATTGGAAATAGCGGAATATATTCCACACCTGAAGACCTTGTTCAATTTAGTGAAGAACTAAAAAAACCAAAACTGATTTCTATAATCTCAAGAGATACAATCATCAAAAAAACGATTCTTTCTGACTCCATATCGGAAGATCCAATTGCATTCGGCGAAGGAGTTTTTGTAGGAGATTACTTTTATTGGACTTATGGGAAAGAAAAAGGAATTTCAAACTTTGTCTATCATGATTTAAAAAGTAGAATTTTCATTACCATCGTAAGTCCGTATGGAAGTAGCAAAGGAGATTTATCTTCAATTAAATCAGCACTTACAGAAATTATTTTTGATGCAAAAAAATTAAACCTAAAAAAAAGAACAAACCTTCCAAATGAAGTTTCCATTGAAGATTTGATGAAAGAAGAAAAAGTCCCATCTCTCGGAATTGCAGTGTTTAGAAACTACTCATTAAGTTGGAAAAAAATGTATGGCACAAAAACACAACATACACTTTTTCGTGCAGGTTCTCTTTCCAAAACAATGACAGCTACCGCCACACTTCGATTAGTTGAAGAAGGTCAATTAGATTTATATTCCAATTGGATAGGGAAATTAAAACAATACAAAGTTTCCGTACCAAAGGGAAAACGAAGGTCTTTAGTAAATCTTGATCTATTACTTTCCCATACTAGCGGACTTACTGAAAAGGGAAATTGGGATGATCCAATCAACTCAGGAAAAAAACACTTACGCGAATTAAAGGATACATATACAACAAAAGGAAATGGTTTAAAACTATATTACAAACCTGGATCTAAATCTAGATATTCTGGAGGTGGATATAGCATTGTGCAAGAAATACTTACCGAACGAACAGGAAAATCATTTCAAAGCCTTATGTCTGAAGTAGTTTTCCAACCGCTACATATGACTCGCAGCACATTTCGTCAAAATCTGAATACACAAGATGATCGATGTGATGGATACGATGAACAAGGAGTTATACTTCCACAAAAATCTTTTGTCACACCTGAATTATCATCAGGTGGTCTTTGGACAACTCCGGAAGAAGTAGGAATTTTGTTTTCCGAAGTTGCAAAAGCAAAACAAGGAAAATCAAATTTTCTCACAAAAGAATCTGCAGAATACCTGCTCTCACCCAAAATGAGTGCCGCAAACCTAACAGTCCACGCGCTGGTTGCCCACGGATTTTTTTTAAACCGAACGGGTAGAACGGAATATTTTTTCCATGGTGGTCACACAAAGGGACATAAGTCGCTTGCCCTTTTTAATACAGAAAAAGGATATGGAGTGGTCATTATGACCAACTCAGAAAATGGATCCAAACTCATTTGGCGGATTCTTAGATCCATCTCTGTGGAAGAAAAATGGGACAAGTTCGTTAATTAA
- a CDS encoding STAS domain-containing protein codes for MEYTESKFDGIVVLKLFGNLDMLNAGILKERIKESSSQEEHRFIFDLEGVSFIDSSGFGLIMSLNDKLTELGGGLRIVNVSKTIRQIFRISKISSVIQIFESTEDAINSFK; via the coding sequence ATGGAATATACAGAATCAAAATTCGACGGTATTGTTGTTCTGAAATTATTCGGCAACTTAGATATGTTAAATGCCGGCATACTGAAAGAACGGATCAAAGAATCTTCTTCTCAGGAAGAACACCGATTTATCTTCGATTTGGAAGGCGTTAGCTTTATTGATTCTTCTGGATTTGGCCTGATCATGTCGCTCAATGATAAATTGACAGAGTTAGGTGGTGGCCTAAGAATTGTTAACGTTTCCAAAACGATTAGACAAATTTTCCGAATATCCAAAATTTCTTCCGTCATTCAAATTTTTGAAAGCACAGAAGATGCAATTAACTCTTTCAAATAA